The following are encoded in a window of Miltoncostaea marina genomic DNA:
- a CDS encoding Wzz/FepE/Etk N-terminal domain-containing protein codes for MDREITLRDYGRVLWSGRWLILVATVAAAVVGLLLTFATTTTYRATAELFVGQATTVSGTPVSTPGTNPALVSTVLAGDELVRRVAEEIGVRPGRVRRGVDLTAPRAPGGSVGNLPTVVTVTFTDEDRDVALRGANAYAEAILAEADEGFEVIISNYRQGVEQAERDVERLQRDIARYTRQLAEAPGGDRQLALQALLQSAGQQLQIANTELTTQKLNLVKENQFQPKIISLASDPSSSGSLPNRARSVVLAAVIGFVIGVIVTFVWRGSPAGRAGRE; via the coding sequence GTGGATCGCGAGATCACCCTCAGGGACTACGGCCGCGTGCTGTGGAGCGGCCGCTGGCTGATCCTCGTCGCCACCGTCGCCGCCGCGGTCGTCGGGCTGCTGCTGACGTTCGCGACGACCACCACCTACCGCGCCACGGCCGAGCTGTTCGTGGGCCAGGCCACCACCGTCTCCGGCACCCCGGTGTCGACGCCGGGCACGAACCCGGCGCTCGTCAGCACGGTGCTGGCCGGCGACGAGCTGGTGCGCCGGGTGGCCGAGGAGATCGGCGTGCGGCCGGGCCGGGTGCGCCGGGGCGTGGACCTGACCGCGCCGCGCGCGCCGGGCGGCTCGGTGGGCAACCTGCCGACGGTCGTGACCGTCACGTTCACCGACGAGGACCGCGACGTCGCCCTGCGCGGCGCCAACGCGTACGCGGAGGCGATCCTCGCCGAGGCGGACGAGGGCTTCGAGGTGATCATCTCCAACTACCGCCAGGGCGTGGAGCAGGCCGAGCGCGACGTGGAGCGCCTGCAGCGCGACATCGCGCGCTACACGCGGCAGCTCGCCGAGGCGCCGGGCGGCGACCGCCAGCTCGCGCTGCAGGCGCTGCTGCAGAGCGCCGGCCAGCAGCTGCAGATCGCCAACACGGAGCTGACCACGCAGAAGCTGAACCTGGTCAAGGAGAACCAGTTCCAGCCCAAGATCATCTCGCTGGCGAGCGACCCGAGCTCGTCGGGCAGCCTGCCCAACCGGGCCCGCAGCGTCGTGCTCGCCGCGGTGATCGGCTTCGTGATCGGGGTGATCGTCACCTTCGTGTGGCGCGGGAGCCCGGCCGGTCGTGCGGGGCGCGAGTAG
- a CDS encoding PQQ-binding-like beta-propeller repeat protein yields the protein MRGASRAGAALATALGLLAAGCGGGGGGDGAASSAEPPATVPAPAGTVDVRVVDGDTGEPVAGAVVTGFRGTTRVARTTSGADGRAAVPEGTRVVRASAAGRSPRPARARVAGASVEVELYQPALQSPEYGGGPERDRHVPGAGTGDVPRGRPAWTWESRTLLEFPPAVSEGLVAIGNNAGRIYALDADTGELRWARRQPGEVASTPAIAGGRVFLASMSGRLTAYTAGAGRRVWQHDTGSPIESSPLVHEGLVYVGDWSGTLSAVDAATERVRWTWEAGADIKGSVALAGGLIVVGDYGGRVHALDPRTGAVRWRYAGGQRFYGGPAVSGDTIVIGDVGGAVIALDAGTGAERWRHRAGGYVYSTAAIADGAAFIGSYSGRFEALDLRTGAVRWSFDAGERISGSATVVGDVVYTSVLYRPGAPRRTFGLDVGTGAVRWRGDDGRYSPAVAAGRTLYMVGVRTLRAHRPASP from the coding sequence GTGCGGGGCGCGAGTAGGGCCGGCGCGGCGCTCGCCACCGCCCTCGGCCTGCTGGCCGCCGGGTGCGGCGGCGGGGGCGGCGGCGACGGCGCGGCCTCCTCGGCGGAGCCGCCGGCCACGGTCCCGGCGCCCGCGGGGACCGTGGACGTGCGGGTGGTCGACGGCGACACCGGCGAGCCGGTCGCCGGCGCCGTCGTGACCGGCTTCCGCGGCACGACGCGGGTCGCGCGCACCACCTCGGGCGCGGACGGCCGCGCCGCGGTGCCGGAGGGCACGCGCGTCGTGCGGGCGAGCGCCGCCGGGCGCTCGCCGCGCCCCGCCCGGGCGCGGGTCGCCGGCGCCTCGGTGGAGGTCGAGCTCTACCAGCCGGCCCTGCAGAGCCCCGAGTACGGCGGCGGGCCCGAGCGCGACCGGCACGTGCCCGGCGCCGGGACCGGCGACGTGCCGCGGGGGCGCCCGGCGTGGACCTGGGAGAGCCGGACGCTGCTGGAGTTCCCCCCCGCCGTGAGCGAGGGGCTCGTGGCGATCGGCAACAACGCCGGCCGCATCTACGCGCTCGACGCCGACACCGGCGAGCTGCGCTGGGCGCGCCGTCAGCCGGGCGAGGTGGCCTCGACGCCCGCGATCGCCGGCGGCCGCGTGTTCCTCGCCTCCATGAGCGGCCGCCTGACCGCGTACACCGCGGGCGCCGGGCGGCGGGTGTGGCAGCACGACACGGGCAGCCCGATCGAGAGCTCGCCGCTGGTCCACGAGGGCCTCGTCTACGTGGGCGACTGGAGCGGCACCCTCTCGGCCGTCGACGCGGCCACGGAGCGGGTGCGCTGGACCTGGGAGGCCGGCGCCGACATCAAGGGCAGCGTCGCGCTGGCGGGCGGCCTGATCGTCGTCGGCGACTACGGCGGGCGGGTGCACGCGCTCGACCCGCGCACCGGCGCCGTGCGGTGGCGGTACGCCGGCGGGCAGCGCTTCTACGGCGGGCCCGCGGTCTCCGGCGACACGATCGTGATCGGCGACGTCGGCGGCGCGGTGATCGCGCTCGACGCCGGCACGGGGGCCGAGCGCTGGCGCCACCGCGCGGGCGGCTACGTCTACTCCACCGCCGCCATCGCCGACGGCGCCGCCTTCATCGGCTCCTACAGCGGCCGCTTCGAGGCGCTCGACCTGCGCACGGGCGCCGTGCGCTGGTCGTTCGACGCGGGCGAGCGCATCTCCGGCTCGGCCACCGTCGTCGGGGACGTCGTCTACACCTCGGTCCTCTACCGCCCGGGCGCGCCTCGCCGCACCTTCGGGCTCGACGTCGGCACCGGCGCCGTGCGCTGGCGCGGGGACGACGGGCGCTACTCGCCCGCGGTCGCGGCGGGCCGCACCCTCTACATGGTCGGGGTCAGGACCCTCCGTGCCCATCGGCCGGCGTCGCCGTAG
- a CDS encoding PQQ-binding-like beta-propeller repeat protein translates to MPIGRRRRRLLAIGGAALALLIVAAAVLALGVRGGWFDEGSVEGTTEGFEPEEAPRGAARTGVWPEWGFDARRTRANPALDLRPPFRRDWTYDAGSLLEFPPVIGDGRAIVGSNAGLAIAVDLEDGRELWRTPLRGRVASSPALSGDLAIFTTIRGDVIALDAATGRRVWRRDAGAAVESSPLVVDGDLFVGTLAGRVLRLDARTGGVRWAVRASGDVKASLALAGPNVVVGDYAGRVTAFRRADGRVAWRTVSPGPALRGAGRFYAGPAVAYGRVYIGNVNGRVLALDRDTGEVAWVRVLDDYVYSSAAVAGRTVYVGSYDHRLHALNAVTGRERWSFDAGERISGSPSVIGDVVYVSTLARDPADGRTFALDARTGERLMTFPDGRYSPAVAVEGLLVMTGVRRLYGLVPR, encoded by the coding sequence GTGCCCATCGGCCGGCGTCGCCGTAGGCTCCTCGCGATCGGGGGCGCCGCCCTCGCGCTGCTGATCGTGGCGGCGGCGGTGCTGGCGCTCGGCGTCCGCGGCGGCTGGTTCGACGAGGGCAGCGTCGAGGGCACGACGGAGGGCTTCGAGCCCGAGGAGGCGCCCCGCGGCGCCGCGCGCACCGGGGTCTGGCCGGAGTGGGGCTTCGACGCCCGCCGCACGCGGGCGAACCCGGCCCTCGACCTGCGGCCGCCGTTCCGGCGCGACTGGACCTACGACGCCGGCTCGCTGCTGGAGTTCCCGCCGGTGATCGGCGACGGACGCGCGATCGTCGGCTCCAACGCCGGGCTGGCGATCGCGGTCGACCTCGAGGACGGCCGCGAGCTGTGGCGCACGCCGCTGCGCGGCAGGGTCGCGTCGTCGCCCGCGTTGTCGGGGGACCTCGCGATCTTCACCACCATCCGCGGCGACGTGATCGCCCTCGACGCCGCGACCGGCCGGCGCGTCTGGCGGCGCGACGCCGGCGCCGCGGTCGAGTCGTCGCCGCTCGTGGTCGACGGCGACCTGTTCGTCGGCACGCTGGCGGGGCGCGTGCTGCGCCTCGACGCGCGCACGGGCGGCGTGCGCTGGGCCGTGCGGGCGAGCGGCGACGTGAAGGCCTCCCTGGCCCTCGCCGGCCCGAACGTGGTGGTGGGCGACTACGCCGGCCGGGTGACCGCGTTCCGCCGCGCCGACGGCCGCGTGGCCTGGCGCACCGTGAGCCCCGGGCCGGCCCTGCGCGGCGCGGGCCGCTTCTACGCCGGGCCCGCCGTGGCGTACGGCCGCGTCTACATCGGCAACGTCAACGGGCGCGTGCTCGCGCTCGACCGCGACACGGGCGAGGTCGCCTGGGTGCGCGTGCTCGACGACTACGTCTACTCGAGCGCCGCCGTGGCCGGCCGGACGGTCTACGTGGGCTCGTACGACCACCGCCTGCACGCCCTCAACGCCGTCACCGGCCGGGAGCGCTGGAGCTTCGACGCCGGCGAGCGCATCTCGGGCTCGCCGTCGGTGATCGGGGACGTCGTCTACGTCTCCACGCTCGCCCGCGACCCGGCCGACGGCCGCACCTTCGCGCTCGACGCGCGGACGGGCGAGCGCCTCATGACCTTCCCCGACGGCCGCTACAGCCCGGCCGTCGCCGTGGAGGGCCTCCTCGTGATGACGGGGGTGCGCCGCCTCTACGGGCTCGTCCCCCGGTGA
- the murJ gene encoding murein biosynthesis integral membrane protein MurJ, producing the protein MTAGRLARAAAIVALFGLVSRLLGFARELVLAAAFGASAATDAFVNSLLIVNSVAAVLLYTLVTLIIPTFQRERAQEGNDSAWALVVALAFWTGAALVVTASLIALAPEPVAAIFNLDAEREARTAELIRIMAPALALQGFSAIFTAMLQIHGRFAGPAAVGVAFNFGIIVGVVAGQGAIGIEAAGWGVTVGAALQVLLQLPQFWRLLREARAAPRLTHPRLGAVGLLALPVMGASVLQQVNSFTDKVFASTLEAGRVSALAFASALGQAPRVALLLPLLTPLFPLIAKLVSEDREADALRAFRRVAGLLGLLSIPLMLVMSVYSEELAQLAFKRGRCGDECVDQISPPLTFYALALWPAFGSLLLNRTLSAANRQRDILWTTMATVGATIALDIALLGPMEQAGLALASTLGVYLNAVLLLWLMRRHFPALSLPELMSRQARVLAAGVITGATALVMDLLVPTRDLATLEMLPGLLGKLAVCAVVFVAAARLLARPELAEGLRSVRALTGRGGPR; encoded by the coding sequence GTGACCGCCGGCCGGCTGGCGCGCGCGGCGGCCATCGTCGCGCTCTTCGGCCTCGTCTCGCGCCTGCTGGGGTTCGCCCGCGAGCTGGTGCTGGCCGCGGCGTTCGGCGCCTCGGCGGCGACCGACGCCTTCGTCAACTCGCTGCTGATCGTCAACTCCGTGGCCGCGGTGCTGCTCTACACCCTGGTCACGCTGATCATCCCGACCTTCCAGCGGGAGCGGGCCCAGGAGGGCAACGACAGCGCCTGGGCGTTGGTCGTGGCGCTGGCCTTCTGGACCGGCGCGGCGCTCGTCGTGACGGCCTCGCTGATCGCGCTCGCGCCCGAGCCCGTCGCGGCGATCTTCAACCTCGACGCCGAGCGCGAGGCGCGCACCGCCGAGCTCATCCGCATCATGGCGCCGGCCCTCGCGCTGCAGGGCTTCTCGGCGATCTTCACCGCGATGCTGCAGATCCACGGCCGCTTCGCCGGCCCGGCGGCGGTGGGCGTGGCGTTCAACTTCGGCATCATCGTCGGCGTCGTCGCCGGCCAGGGCGCGATCGGCATCGAGGCCGCCGGGTGGGGCGTCACCGTCGGGGCCGCCCTGCAGGTGCTGCTGCAGCTGCCCCAGTTCTGGCGGCTGCTGCGGGAGGCGCGCGCCGCGCCGCGCCTGACCCACCCGCGCCTCGGCGCGGTCGGGCTGCTCGCCCTGCCGGTGATGGGCGCCTCGGTGCTGCAGCAGGTCAACTCGTTCACCGACAAGGTGTTCGCCTCCACGCTCGAGGCCGGGCGGGTCTCGGCCCTGGCGTTCGCCAGCGCGCTCGGCCAGGCCCCCCGGGTGGCGCTGCTGCTGCCGCTGCTCACGCCGCTCTTCCCGCTCATCGCGAAGCTGGTCTCCGAGGACCGCGAGGCCGACGCGCTGCGCGCCTTCCGGCGGGTGGCCGGCCTGCTGGGGCTGCTGTCGATCCCGCTCATGCTCGTGATGTCGGTCTACTCGGAGGAGCTCGCCCAGCTCGCCTTCAAGCGGGGCCGCTGCGGCGACGAGTGCGTCGACCAGATCTCGCCGCCGCTCACCTTCTACGCCCTGGCGCTGTGGCCGGCGTTCGGCTCGCTGCTGCTCAACCGGACGCTCTCGGCGGCCAACCGCCAGCGCGACATCCTCTGGACCACCATGGCCACGGTCGGCGCGACCATCGCGCTCGACATCGCCCTGCTCGGCCCCATGGAGCAGGCCGGCCTCGCCCTGGCATCGACGCTGGGCGTCTACCTCAACGCCGTGCTGCTGCTGTGGCTGATGCGCCGCCACTTCCCCGCGCTGTCGCTGCCCGAGCTGATGTCGCGCCAGGCGCGCGTGCTGGCCGCCGGGGTGATCACGGGCGCCACGGCGCTGGTGATGGATCTGCTGGTGCCCACCCGCGACCTGGCCACGCTGGAGATGCTGCCGGGCCTGCTGGGCAAGCTGGCGGTGTGCGCCGTGGTGTTCGTGGCGGCCGCGCGGCTGCTCGCCCGGCCCGAGCTGGCCGAGGGGCTGCGCTCGGTGCGGGCGCTGACAGGCCGGGGCGGGCCCCGATAG
- a CDS encoding UDP-glucuronic acid decarboxylase family protein codes for MTTSVVTGGAGFLGSHLCDRLLAAGHRVICVDNLDTGTLENIEHIRDEAFTFLQHDLIDHIEIAERVDYVFHLASPASPIDYLRLPLHTLKVGSYGTHNALGLAKRHRARFLLASTSEVYGDPKEHPQSEGYWGHVNPIGPRGVYDEAKRYAEALTMAYHRQQGVDTHIVRIFNTYGPRMRPHDGRAIPTFIRQALQDKPITVFGDGSQTRSFCYVSDLIEGIVRLIDSERHEPVNLGNPGEFTILELAEAVVRVTGSASPIVHEALPQDDPTVRRPDITLARELLGWEPTIELEDGLRLTLAGMGVEVPVGP; via the coding sequence ATGACGACGTCCGTGGTCACCGGCGGCGCCGGCTTCCTGGGGTCACACCTCTGCGACCGGCTGCTCGCCGCCGGGCACCGGGTGATCTGCGTGGACAACCTCGACACGGGGACGCTCGAGAACATCGAGCACATCCGCGACGAGGCCTTCACCTTCCTCCAGCACGACCTGATCGACCACATCGAGATCGCCGAGCGGGTGGACTACGTCTTCCACCTCGCGTCGCCCGCGAGCCCGATCGACTACCTGCGCCTGCCGCTGCACACGCTGAAGGTCGGCTCGTACGGCACCCACAACGCCCTCGGGCTGGCCAAGCGCCACCGCGCCCGCTTCCTGCTGGCGTCCACCAGCGAGGTCTACGGCGACCCCAAGGAGCACCCGCAGAGCGAGGGCTACTGGGGCCACGTCAACCCGATCGGCCCGCGCGGGGTCTACGACGAGGCCAAGCGCTACGCGGAGGCGCTCACCATGGCGTACCACCGCCAGCAGGGCGTCGACACCCACATCGTGCGCATCTTCAACACCTACGGGCCGCGCATGCGCCCCCACGACGGCCGCGCGATCCCGACCTTCATCCGGCAGGCGCTCCAGGACAAGCCGATCACGGTCTTCGGCGACGGCAGCCAGACGCGCTCGTTCTGCTACGTCTCGGACCTCATCGAGGGCATCGTGCGCCTCATCGACTCCGAGCGCCACGAGCCGGTCAACCTCGGCAACCCCGGCGAGTTCACCATCCTCGAGCTGGCCGAGGCCGTCGTGCGGGTGACCGGCAGCGCGTCGCCGATCGTCCACGAGGCGCTGCCCCAGGACGACCCCACCGTGCGCCGGCCGGACATCACGCTGGCCCGCGAGCTGCTCGGCTGGGAGCCCACCATCGAGCTCGAGGACGGCCTGCGGCTGACGCTGGCCGGGATGGGCGTGGAGGTGCCGGTCGGCCCCTGA
- a CDS encoding ABC transporter ATP-binding protein, giving the protein MVKRYGDFTAVDGIDLDVRHGECFGFLGPNGAGKTTTMRMLACLAPRDAGELRVLGLDPAREPRALKALLGVVAQDTTLDLELSVRRNLLVYARYFDIPRAEAARRADELLALMSLSDRAGDAVERLSGGMRRRLQIARALINRPRMVLLDEPTTGLDPQARHSVWERLRLLRAAGATLVLTTHYMDEAAQLCDRLVIMDHGRIVRAGTPAELVAAEVGREVLELRVAPPEAPAVLERLGDGMRGHELDGDLLLVFGDDAEDLVGRLRGHDASVTLQAVRPAGLEDVFLRITGRRLRD; this is encoded by the coding sequence CTGGTCAAGCGCTACGGGGACTTCACCGCGGTCGACGGCATCGACCTCGACGTGCGCCACGGCGAGTGCTTCGGCTTCCTGGGGCCGAACGGCGCCGGCAAGACGACCACGATGCGCATGCTCGCGTGCCTGGCGCCGCGCGACGCGGGGGAGCTGCGCGTGCTGGGCCTCGACCCGGCGCGCGAGCCGCGGGCGCTGAAGGCGCTGCTCGGCGTCGTGGCCCAGGACACGACGCTCGACCTGGAGCTGTCCGTGCGCCGCAACCTGCTGGTCTACGCGCGCTACTTCGACATCCCCCGCGCCGAGGCCGCCCGGCGCGCCGACGAGCTGCTCGCCCTGATGTCGCTCTCCGACCGGGCGGGCGACGCCGTGGAGCGCCTGTCCGGCGGTATGCGGCGGCGGCTGCAGATCGCCCGGGCCCTCATCAACCGGCCGCGCATGGTGCTGCTGGACGAGCCCACCACCGGGCTCGATCCCCAGGCCCGCCACTCGGTGTGGGAGCGCCTGCGGCTGCTGCGCGCCGCCGGCGCGACGCTCGTGCTGACCACGCACTACATGGACGAGGCGGCGCAGCTCTGCGACCGGCTGGTGATCATGGACCACGGCCGCATCGTGCGCGCGGGCACCCCGGCCGAGCTGGTGGCCGCGGAGGTCGGCCGCGAGGTGCTCGAGCTGCGCGTGGCCCCGCCCGAGGCGCCCGCCGTGCTCGAGCGGCTCGGCGACGGCATGCGCGGCCACGAGCTGGACGGCGACCTGCTGCTCGTGTTCGGCGACGACGCGGAGGACCTCGTCGGCCGCCTGCGCGGCCACGACGCCTCCGTGACCCTCCAAGCCGTGCGCCCGGCCGGGCTGGAGGACGTCTTCCTGCGCATCACCGGGCGGCGGCTGCGCGACTAG
- the tatC gene encoding twin-arginine translocase subunit TatC encodes MALRGRLRRVAPEERLSVVDHLDELRTRLIVAVLALVVAFGVAYGFHEQLIDFLEQPLPDRFEHSGLITLSPTEPFFTTLKVCFWTAIIAAVPVWLYQVYAFVIPAVQDQPRRRMLAVVAGASALFLAGVAFGYWVVLPVALDFLLGFGDDTFLTQVRAGEYFGFVTTLMFASGLMFEVPVAMLALARIGVASAELYIAQWRVALVAIAALAAILPGGDPFSMLLLMLPQILLYGLGILLARRFGGPPLWAREAWADAEEASPRAP; translated from the coding sequence ATGGCGCTGCGCGGCCGGCTGCGCCGGGTGGCCCCGGAGGAGCGCCTCAGCGTCGTCGACCACCTCGACGAGCTCCGCACCCGCCTCATCGTGGCGGTGCTGGCCCTCGTCGTGGCCTTCGGCGTCGCCTACGGCTTCCACGAGCAGCTCATCGACTTCCTCGAGCAGCCGCTGCCCGACCGCTTCGAGCACTCGGGGCTCATCACCCTCTCGCCCACCGAGCCGTTCTTCACGACCCTCAAGGTCTGCTTCTGGACGGCGATCATCGCCGCCGTCCCGGTCTGGCTCTACCAGGTGTACGCCTTCGTCATCCCGGCGGTGCAGGACCAGCCGCGCCGGCGCATGCTGGCCGTCGTGGCCGGCGCGTCGGCGCTGTTCCTGGCCGGGGTGGCGTTCGGCTACTGGGTGGTGCTGCCGGTGGCGCTGGACTTCCTGCTGGGCTTCGGCGACGACACCTTCCTCACCCAGGTGCGCGCCGGCGAGTACTTCGGCTTCGTCACGACGCTGATGTTCGCGTCCGGGCTCATGTTCGAGGTGCCCGTGGCGATGCTCGCGCTGGCCCGCATCGGGGTCGCGAGCGCCGAGCTCTACATCGCACAGTGGCGGGTGGCGCTGGTGGCGATCGCCGCGCTGGCCGCCATCCTGCCGGGCGGCGACCCGTTCAGCATGCTGCTGCTGATGCTGCCGCAGATCCTGCTGTACGGGCTGGGGATCCTGCTGGCGCGCCGCTTCGGGGGCCCGCCCCTGTGGGCTCGCGAGGCGTGGGCGGACGCGGAGGAGGCCTCGCCCCGGGCGCCGTAG
- the tatA gene encoding twin-arginine translocase TatA/TatE family subunit: MIDISPIQIIIVLAIALLVFGPKRLPEMGRSIGRGIREFKGAITDEPARTPARPVAPTQATATAPVEADDDVLEGVVVRGDDAPRRGDADAG; encoded by the coding sequence GTGATCGACATCTCGCCGATCCAGATCATCATCGTGCTGGCCATCGCCCTGCTGGTCTTCGGGCCCAAGCGGCTCCCCGAGATGGGCCGCTCGATCGGCCGCGGGATCCGCGAGTTCAAGGGCGCGATCACCGACGAGCCCGCCCGCACGCCGGCCCGCCCGGTGGCGCCGACGCAGGCCACGGCCACGGCCCCCGTCGAGGCCGACGACGACGTGCTCGAGGGCGTCGTGGTGCGGGGCGACGACGCGCCGCGGCGCGGGGACGCCGACGCCGGCTAG
- a CDS encoding chorismate mutase, which produces MQRDPTADAVVRQMRDAIIDTDLKLLAAINARIQLVARLRAYKRDQGMEFVDQAREDWMHAYLQAANRGPLSAEGLREIYGHLLDLTKQETREAGPTPPS; this is translated from the coding sequence ATGCAGCGCGATCCCACCGCCGACGCCGTCGTGCGCCAGATGCGCGACGCCATCATCGACACCGACCTCAAGCTGCTCGCCGCGATCAACGCCCGCATCCAGCTCGTGGCACGGCTGCGCGCCTACAAGCGCGACCAGGGCATGGAGTTCGTGGACCAGGCGCGCGAGGACTGGATGCACGCCTACCTGCAGGCGGCCAACCGCGGGCCGCTCAGCGCCGAGGGCCTGCGGGAGATCTACGGCCACCTGCTGGACCTGACCAAGCAGGAGACCCGGGAGGCCGGTCCTACCCCTCCGTCATGA
- a CDS encoding bifunctional nuclease family protein, with the protein MVIYGVSFDMVGKQPIVLLKTVEGNKFLPIWIGHAEAAAILMKLQGAETPRPMTHDLLTEVVSELSAEVSKITVTELRENTFYALITLRAAAAEIEIDSRPSDALALAVRSNAPIFAADKVIEESGIEFEHEVEETDEVVEKFKEFLDQVSPEDFMTEG; encoded by the coding sequence ATGGTCATCTACGGGGTGAGCTTCGACATGGTCGGCAAGCAGCCGATCGTGCTGCTGAAGACCGTCGAGGGGAACAAGTTCCTCCCGATCTGGATCGGCCACGCCGAGGCGGCCGCGATCCTGATGAAGCTCCAGGGCGCCGAGACGCCGCGCCCGATGACGCACGACCTGCTCACGGAGGTGGTCAGCGAGCTCAGCGCCGAGGTCTCGAAGATCACCGTCACCGAGCTGCGGGAGAACACCTTCTACGCGCTCATCACGCTCCGGGCGGCGGCCGCCGAGATCGAGATCGACTCGCGGCCCAGCGACGCCCTCGCGCTCGCGGTGCGCAGCAACGCCCCCATCTTCGCCGCCGACAAGGTCATCGAGGAGAGCGGCATCGAGTTCGAGCACGAGGTCGAGGAGACCGACGAGGTCGTCGAGAAGTTCAAGGAGTTCCTCGACCAGGTGAGCCCCGAGGACTTCATGACGGAGGGGTAG
- a CDS encoding response regulator transcription factor — MSTGQGPQATPEARRISCLVADDHAIVREGLRRVLGQNDDIVVVGEASSGEGAVELVARRRPDVVVMDARMPGMGGVAAAGRIAADHPDVRVLMFTAHSEQELLWEALDAGAKGFVLKDSDGASLVGALRQVVGGEPYVDPRLAPDFLRQLARPRPGGILSAREREILQMLADGHSNREVSERLVLSVETVKTHVKHILAKLEAEHRTQAVAIGIRQALIR, encoded by the coding sequence ATGAGCACCGGGCAGGGGCCGCAGGCGACGCCGGAGGCGCGGCGCATCAGCTGCCTGGTGGCGGACGACCACGCGATCGTGCGCGAGGGGCTGCGGCGGGTGCTGGGCCAGAACGACGACATCGTGGTCGTCGGCGAGGCGTCGTCCGGCGAGGGCGCGGTCGAGCTGGTCGCCCGGCGGCGGCCGGACGTCGTGGTGATGGACGCGCGCATGCCGGGCATGGGCGGCGTGGCCGCCGCGGGGCGCATCGCCGCCGACCACCCGGACGTGCGCGTGCTGATGTTCACCGCCCACTCCGAGCAGGAGCTGCTCTGGGAGGCGCTCGACGCCGGCGCCAAGGGCTTCGTGCTGAAGGACTCCGACGGCGCGTCGCTGGTCGGGGCGCTGCGGCAGGTGGTGGGGGGCGAGCCCTACGTCGACCCGCGGCTGGCGCCCGACTTCCTGCGCCAGCTCGCCCGGCCGCGGCCGGGGGGCATCCTGAGCGCCCGGGAGCGCGAGATCCTCCAGATGCTCGCCGACGGGCACTCGAACCGCGAGGTCTCCGAGCGCCTCGTGCTGAGCGTGGAGACGGTGAAGACCCACGTGAAGCACATCCTCGCCAAGCTCGAGGCCGAGCACCGCACCCAGGCGGTCGCGATCGGGATCCGCCAGGCGCTGATCCGCTGA